One genomic window of Notamacropus eugenii isolate mMacEug1 chromosome 6, mMacEug1.pri_v2, whole genome shotgun sequence includes the following:
- the WBP4 gene encoding WW domain-binding protein 4 isoform X1 → MADYWKSQPKKFCDYCKCWIADNRPSVEFHERGKNHKENVAKRISEIKQKSLEKAKEEEKASKEFAAMEAAALKAYQEDLKRLGISSDVTESSTPQVTSTAPPVSVSSQKKEKKKRKKDLSNIDLVGASKWVEGMSSEGYRYYYNTITGESQWEKPEGFQGKFSKKAAMPLWVEGLSEEGYTYYYNTETGESKWEKPEDFVPQVGEPLSSNSTEALDAPTESKSSDSDSDSSEIQETEEEEEEKSETSTEVQKPKIKFRKRTKNDHTEEAETESKKEKSDGDQEQGSSGASEEKPRSPKKPNPYGEWKEIKQEENPYEKIDLELPSTEDEYLGAPVADVSGDPKVTFKEKTVTSLGDVAEGVAPVFKKRRFDNGKSRNLRQRGGDQ, encoded by the exons AT GGCCGACTACTGGAAATCACAACCAAAGAAATTCTGCGATTATTGCAAGTGCTGGATAGCAGACAATAGGCCT AGTGTTGAATTTCATGAACGGGGAAAGAACCACAAGGAAAATGTGGCCAAAAGAATCAGTGAG ATTAAACAGAAGAGCCTcgaaaaggcaaaagaagaagaaaaagcatcAAAAGAGTTTGCTGCAATGGAGGCAGCTGCCCTTAAAGCATACCAAGAGGATTTGAAAAGGCTTGGAATCAGTTCAG ATGTTACAGAATCTAGCACACCCCAAGTGACCAGCACTGCCCCACCTGTCTCAGTATCCagtcagaagaaggaaaagaaaaagaggaaaaaagacctTTCCAATATAGATTTAGTAGGAGCTTCCAAATGGGTAGAAGGCATGTCTTCAGAGGGTTACCGTTACTATTATAATACCATCACAGGAG AATCTCAGTGGGAGAAACCTGAAGGATTCCAAGGAAAATTTAGTAAG aaAGCAGCAATGCCTCTTTGGGTAGAAGGCTTAAGTGAAGAAGGTTACACCTATTATTATAATACAGAAACAGGTG AATCCAAATGGGAGAAGCCTGAGGATTTTGTTCCACAAGTTGGAGAGCCCCTTTCTAGTAATAGTACTGAAGCACTTGATGCCCCAACCGAATCAAAATCATCTGATTCAGATAGTGATTCCAGTGAAATacaagaaacagaagaagaagaggaggaaaaatctgAGACCTCTACAGAAGTACAAAAGCCAAAAATAAAGTTTAGG aAAAGAACGAAAAATGATCATACTGAAGAAGCTGAAACtgaatcaaagaaggaaaaaagtgatgGCGATCAGGAACAAGGCTCATCAGGTGCATCAGAAGAAAAGCCCAGATCTCCTAAAAAACCAAACCCTTATGgggaatggaaagaaattaaGCAAGAGGAAAATCCCTA TGAGAAGATAGATTTGGAACTTCCAAGTACAGAGGATGAATACCTAGGAGCTCCAGTTGCTGATGTGAGTGGGGACCCAAAAgtgacatttaaagaaaaaacagtcaCTTCTCTTGGAGATGTGGCAGAAGGAGTAGCCCCAGTCTTCAAAAAGAGAAGATTTGATAATGGAAAATCTAGAAATTTAAGGCAAAGAGGAGGTGACCagtaa
- the WBP4 gene encoding WW domain-binding protein 4 isoform X2, with the protein MADYWKSQPKKFCDYCKCWIADNRPSVEFHERGKNHKENVAKRISEIKQKSLEKAKEEEKASKEFAAMEAAALKAYQEDLKRLGISSESQWEKPEGFQGKFSKKAAMPLWVEGLSEEGYTYYYNTETGESKWEKPEDFVPQVGEPLSSNSTEALDAPTESKSSDSDSDSSEIQETEEEEEEKSETSTEVQKPKIKFRKRTKNDHTEEAETESKKEKSDGDQEQGSSGASEEKPRSPKKPNPYGEWKEIKQEENPYEKIDLELPSTEDEYLGAPVADVSGDPKVTFKEKTVTSLGDVAEGVAPVFKKRRFDNGKSRNLRQRGGDQ; encoded by the exons AT GGCCGACTACTGGAAATCACAACCAAAGAAATTCTGCGATTATTGCAAGTGCTGGATAGCAGACAATAGGCCT AGTGTTGAATTTCATGAACGGGGAAAGAACCACAAGGAAAATGTGGCCAAAAGAATCAGTGAG ATTAAACAGAAGAGCCTcgaaaaggcaaaagaagaagaaaaagcatcAAAAGAGTTTGCTGCAATGGAGGCAGCTGCCCTTAAAGCATACCAAGAGGATTTGAAAAGGCTTGGAATCAGTTCAG AATCTCAGTGGGAGAAACCTGAAGGATTCCAAGGAAAATTTAGTAAG aaAGCAGCAATGCCTCTTTGGGTAGAAGGCTTAAGTGAAGAAGGTTACACCTATTATTATAATACAGAAACAGGTG AATCCAAATGGGAGAAGCCTGAGGATTTTGTTCCACAAGTTGGAGAGCCCCTTTCTAGTAATAGTACTGAAGCACTTGATGCCCCAACCGAATCAAAATCATCTGATTCAGATAGTGATTCCAGTGAAATacaagaaacagaagaagaagaggaggaaaaatctgAGACCTCTACAGAAGTACAAAAGCCAAAAATAAAGTTTAGG aAAAGAACGAAAAATGATCATACTGAAGAAGCTGAAACtgaatcaaagaaggaaaaaagtgatgGCGATCAGGAACAAGGCTCATCAGGTGCATCAGAAGAAAAGCCCAGATCTCCTAAAAAACCAAACCCTTATGgggaatggaaagaaattaaGCAAGAGGAAAATCCCTA TGAGAAGATAGATTTGGAACTTCCAAGTACAGAGGATGAATACCTAGGAGCTCCAGTTGCTGATGTGAGTGGGGACCCAAAAgtgacatttaaagaaaaaacagtcaCTTCTCTTGGAGATGTGGCAGAAGGAGTAGCCCCAGTCTTCAAAAAGAGAAGATTTGATAATGGAAAATCTAGAAATTTAAGGCAAAGAGGAGGTGACCagtaa